GGCAGACATCCCGGTGATTGGCCATTGCCTGGGCGGGCAGTTGATCGCCAAAGCGATGGGCGGTACCGTAGGGCCCGTTCCCATGCCAGAAATTGGCTGGAGCCAGATCCACCTGCCCGAGTCACAGGATGCCGAACGCTGGCTGGGTGGTGAGCAAACGGTATCGCTATTCCAGTGGCACGGTGAGGGTTTCACCGTGCCTGAAGGTGCGCGCCTGATTGCCAGCAGCCCCTATTGGGCCAACCAGGCTTTTGTGGTGGGCCACAAGCATCTGGCCATGCAGTTTCATTGTGAGGTCAATGCACCCAAGGTTCGCCACTGGACCATCGAGGAGCGTGCTGAGATTGAATCCGTACAGCACCACCCCAGTGTGAGCCCGGCGGATGACATCCTGGCCGGGTTGGAGCGCACCATCCCGCAGAGCAACCAGTGGGCTGACCGTATCTATCGTGAGTGGATCAAAGGCTTGGTACACGGAGCATGAACATGAACTGGCAAACCGCAGACCTGTGTGATGCCTGGTCGGAACAGCTGCAGATTGCCTGCCCCGGCTTGCGTCATTTTGGCGGCATGCAACAGTTTCAGGGGCCGATTGCCACCCTCAAGCTGTTTGAGGACAACAGTCTGGTACGCAGCACGCTGGAAACACCGGGCGAGGGCCGGGTGCTGGTGGTGGATGGTGGCGGCTCGCTGCGTTGCGCCCTGCTAGGTGACCAGCTGGGCGAGCTGGCCGTGCGCAATGGCTGGGCCGGGCTGGTGATCCACGGCTGTGTACGCGATAGTGTAGCCCTCGGCCGCTTGCCGCTAGGCGTCTATGCCTTGGCAAGCCATCCGTTGAAAAGTCACAAGCGTGGCGAAGGACAAAGCGGCCTGACCGTGCAATTTGCAGGCGTGCGCTTTACGCCCGGTGAACAGGTGTATGTCGACGCGGATGGCCTGCTGGTGGCCCGCCAAGCCTTGCACCTGTCCACCACTCCTCAGGATTGAGCGGCCAGCTCCTGCGAAAATGGTGCGGAAGACAGCACGATCTTCTGGATCATCGCCAGTTGCAGCGGGATCATGGCGTCCGGCTCAAACAGGATGTAGGGCATGATGCGCGAGTGCATGGTGAGCAGCAGGCCGTGCACGCTGTTGAAAAAGTACACGAAGCGCGCCACCAGCTCTCGCTCGTCCACCTGTACTCCTTTTTGCCGCAAGGCACCGGCTACTGCTCGTTTGCCAAGGTCCATGGTGCGCAGGGTTTCCTTGCGCATGTCTTCGGCCATGGGCTGTAGCGGGGTATCGACAAAATCCTTGTACAGGATGGGGGGGTGCATCACCAGCTCGTAGAGGTGAAACTGGCTGTTGGCATAGTGGAAGTAGATGTCGATCAGCTTGCCGAGGTGGGGTTCATCCAGCGATTCTTCATGCAGGTGATCCTGCAACTGCTGGTTCAAACCGGCATGGAAATCGGTGAAGATGGCAAGAAACAGCTCGTCCTTGCTGTCAAAAAACTTGTACAGATTGCCCACCGACATATTGAGTCGCTTGGCCAATGTCACCATGGTCAGCGATTCCCAGCCCAGCTCCAGGATGGTGGCTTTCGCCTCCTCCAGAATCTTTTGACGCACCAGCTCGATGTTACGGCGTGGCCTTGCCATGCTTTTCCCCTCTCCACCTGATCTGTTTTCGTCTGAGCCTGCTGTACGGTGCTATCCCTTCACCATGGCACAGCCTGCACATGCTTGTAAACCTTGATTCACTCATTCAGTGGGTCGGCCCGAACGCCATTTCTTGTCCTTCTTACCGCATGGCTTTGGCCGAACGCAAAAATCCATTACAATCAAAAGCTTCTGATTGTAAGGGATTTATGATGTTGACGATAGGCTTTGTCCTGCTGGCGTATCTGATTGGTTCGATCTCGTTCGCAATCGTCAGCAGCAAGCTGTTTGGCCTGCCCGACCCGCGCACTTTCGGATCCAAAAACCCCGGCGCCACCAATATGCTGCGCACCGGCAACAAACTGGCCGCTCTCACGACCCTGCTGGGCGATGGCATCAAGGGCTGGGTCGCGGTGGCCCTGGCCATTCACTTTGGCTTGCCACACGGCCTGGACGTCTACGGGCTGGCGCTGGTAGTGATCGCCGTCACACTGGGGCATATGTGGCCGGTGTTCTTCAGCTTTTACGGTGGCAAAGGCGTCGCAACAGCCTTGGGCATTCTGCTGGCGCTGGACTGGCGTCTGGGCGCTGCCGCACTCGGCACCTGGCTGCTGATGCTGGCGGCCTTTCGCATTTCATCGCTTTCTGCACTGACGGCCGCCCTGGTTGCCCCACTGGCCGCCTGGTGGTGGCTGGGTAACAGCCCGCTGACCGGGTCGATTGTGGTGCTGTCTGCCTTGCTGATCTATCGCCACAAACGCAACATTGCTGACCTGCTGCGTGGCAAGGAAAGCAATGTCGGGCAGAAGGCGGGAGATCTGGAGCAGTCCTGAGTACGGACACCAGTCGCCCATACTGGGCGGCTGGTACAGCAGACCATAAACAGGTGCTTAGCGGCGAGTTGGCTTTTCTGCAGGTGGTGGGGTATCGACCTCAAAATCCAGCAGGTCAAAATCCGGCGAGGGTTCGGCTTTGGCATGTCCGGCCGAGTGCGTCAGCGCGGGCGGCAGCTCGTCTTCCTTGGGCGGATCAAAGGTCAGCTCCAGATCAAAATCCAGCGTGTCACTGCTTGCCTGGGGCGTCGCGGCCACCTTGCTGACCTTCGCACCCGGCGCAGGCGCCGCAGCCTCATCCAGTTCAAATGACAAGGGCGGCACATCTAGCGTCATCATCTCAGCGGGGGCTGCTTCTGGCGCGGCATCAGCAGCCGGCAATGAGTCAGCACCTTCTTCCGTTGCGCCAGTCACTTCCGCGGCCGTGGTATCGCCACCATGCATTTCATCACGCATGGCTTGTACCTTGTCCCAGATCGGCAGGCCGTAGGCGATATCCCGGAAGCGGTCAGCCAAGGCATCAAACGCGTCCGTCATGCCGTGTTGTTTGTGAATCTCAAACAACATCAGCCACAAATCGAGGTGGTACGGGTTCTTGTCGACCTCCTCGGTCAACAGCGATACCGCATGTTCTACCCAGCCGTGTGACAGGAAGACCTGTGCCTCTTCCACCGCCCAGCGATCACCGTCCTCCACCACAATTTGCTCGTTGCGCAGCGGTACGCTGTCCAGCTCGTTGCTGGCAGCGGGTTCGCGCAAGCCAGCAGGCGCAGGCTGATCCAGCGGGTGAACCATAGTGAGTTGTGTCGGGGCGTCGACCTCGGCCTGAGCAGGCGCGGGGCCATCTTCAAAGTACCAGCTGTTATCCGACTCCTGCCGCTGGCGGTAGCGCCATGCCGCCCACGCCATCACCAGCAGGATCAGGCCCCCTGCGGCATACCACCATCCATAGCGCAGCCAATGACCATCCTCTTCACGAGCGGGTGTGGCAGCGGGCTGTGCAGCTGTGACAGGCACCGTGGCCGATACACTGGCAGGGGCTGCAGCAGGCAAACCACGTTGCTGCTTCAGCTGCTGCAACTCGCCCTGCATTTGCTGCATCTGGGTCTGCAGGTTCAACAGGTAAGCCAGTTGGTCATCAGAATTGATCAACTGCATTTTCTGCCGTAGCTGAGCCCGTTGCGCCTCCGTCATGGGCGTGGCGGGCTCAGTCAGGTCGTAGCTCAGCTTCAGACCAAACGTGCCGGTCGCCGGTGCCTGCGGTGGCTCCGGCAATACCCCGCCGACGGTTACGGATACCGAGCCACCCGCCGGTTTAGGGGCCGCCGGTTTGGGCTGCGGTGCCGGTTTGCTGACGACCGGCTTGGGTTTGACTTCAGCTGGCGGCGCGGTTGCTACATCCGTCGCAGGTGGCGACACCGGCTCCAGCCGCACAGCACGTACCTGTGCCGGGCTCGGCAAGGCCAGCACCACGCCCGCCGGGATGTTTTGTGAGGATGAGCTGACTTGTGGGTTGGCTTGCAACGCAGCCTGTACAAAACGCTGCTGGTTGCGGCTCTGTCCCGGATACCATTGCCGCGCCAACTTGATCAGGCTGTCGCCCTCACGCGCCACCCACTGCAAGGGGTAGGCGGAAGCAACGGCAGGCTGCTCAGCGGGCGGCTCACCATGGGGCGCGGGGTCCAGCAGCAAGCTGTAATCCCGTGCCAGCTGCCCTTTGGGTGAACAACTGACTTGCACATAAAGGCGAACCACCGGCTCTTGCATGGCAGCACGGGTCTGGATCACGATACTGCCGCCGGAGCGCTGCGTCTCGACCCGGATGGATGCACCCCGGATATAACCCTCACCACTGCCGCCCAGCTGAATGCATTCCGGCAGGATTTCTTCGCCCGCATCTGCGGTAAACGGCACTGTGATGGATAAAGGAAAACCGAGATGGGAACGGACGCGCGCCTCCCCCAACACCAAGGCCACGCCAGGGGTTGCGACCAGACAGCTCAGGGCCGCCAGTATCAGCTGGCGTATCCGGGAGGGCCGGATCAACACAGGGATCTCAGGCAAAAGAATCACTATCCGTTAATCAAGACGGGCCGCAACATGACAGCCTTGGTTCTGTTTTAGCCGTTTCGGCATAAAAAAGCAATATCCTTTTAAAATCACAAGCCTATGAAGCAAAGTTCAAGCAAACACACAGCAGTGCTGTCGACCCCCTACTTTCTAACACAGCGGCATGAAACAAACTGTTAAACATGTTTTCTGCATAGCACGCTTAAGCGCGCCATGCAGAACATTATTCAGTACATCCGGGCAGGCCGGTTTGCTGACTCAATAGTCGAGCGCCTCACGGATCTTGTCCCGCAGGGCATCACCTTGCAGGGCGACACGTTTGACCAGATCTTGCTGCGCGGCGTCCAGCGCCTTCTTCTTCCAGTCCGCCTCACTCCAGAACTGCAGCTTTTCAGGTTTGCCCGTGTCCAGGTCCATATTCACGCCATAGTGCAGATTGATCGCATCCATATAGCGGGACATGAAGCTCGCTCGTTCAATAATGACGGCAGGCAACGCCACCCCTTTTTGCGCCAGGAAAGCGGCCTCCGCCACCTCCAGCTTGTCCTTGCCATCTTCCGCGCGAGGACGTACGACGCTCAGATAGGTGGCGGCACAGTCCTGCCGGTGTTCATTCCGGCTGCGCACATCCTGCTGGTAAACATAGTCATTGTTCAATGGCTCACAAAAACCACTCAAGTTATACCAGCCACGGCTTTTGGCAGCACTGAGCTGGCCGGTGACAATCAACCTTGCCTGCAGCTGATGGCCGGCATCATCCAGTTTGACCAAGGACAAGGCGCCGTAAGCACCCGTGTCATAGTCCACGCCACCACCCTCAATCTGGGTGTGAGTCACTTCTGCATGCGCGTAGCTGACCGTCCACTTGCCTGCAGGCAGCGGCAGCTTTTTCTCACCAAATTGCAAGCTGTCGGTAACAGTGGCACCAGACACATAGCGCGCATCAAATTCCTTCACCAGCTCTCGCGGTGTTTTGAAGGAGAGTGCCCAGGCACCTTGCGCCAGTAA
This genomic stretch from Leeia aquatica harbors:
- a CDS encoding type 1 glutamine amidotransferase, with translation MKPVAIVQQIGHDTPDYFADFLTAAGIPWQLFRMDLGEPLPASIRAFSGYCMLGGPMSVNDEDTLPWLRQEMSLVQEALAADIPVIGHCLGGQLIAKAMGGTVGPVPMPEIGWSQIHLPESQDAERWLGGEQTVSLFQWHGEGFTVPEGARLIASSPYWANQAFVVGHKHLAMQFHCEVNAPKVRHWTIEERAEIESVQHHPSVSPADDILAGLERTIPQSNQWADRIYREWIKGLVHGA
- the rraA gene encoding ribonuclease E activity regulator RraA: MNWQTADLCDAWSEQLQIACPGLRHFGGMQQFQGPIATLKLFEDNSLVRSTLETPGEGRVLVVDGGGSLRCALLGDQLGELAVRNGWAGLVIHGCVRDSVALGRLPLGVYALASHPLKSHKRGEGQSGLTVQFAGVRFTPGEQVYVDADGLLVARQALHLSTTPQD
- a CDS encoding TetR/AcrR family transcriptional regulator, producing the protein MARPRRNIELVRQKILEEAKATILELGWESLTMVTLAKRLNMSVGNLYKFFDSKDELFLAIFTDFHAGLNQQLQDHLHEESLDEPHLGKLIDIYFHYANSQFHLYELVMHPPILYKDFVDTPLQPMAEDMRKETLRTMDLGKRAVAGALRQKGVQVDERELVARFVYFFNSVHGLLLTMHSRIMPYILFEPDAMIPLQLAMIQKIVLSSAPFSQELAAQS
- the plsY gene encoding glycerol-3-phosphate 1-O-acyltransferase PlsY — protein: MLTIGFVLLAYLIGSISFAIVSSKLFGLPDPRTFGSKNPGATNMLRTGNKLAALTTLLGDGIKGWVAVALAIHFGLPHGLDVYGLALVVIAVTLGHMWPVFFSFYGGKGVATALGILLALDWRLGAAALGTWLLMLAAFRISSLSALTAALVAPLAAWWWLGNSPLTGSIVVLSALLIYRHKRNIADLLRGKESNVGQKAGDLEQS
- a CDS encoding type IV pilus assembly protein FimV, with the translated sequence MPEIPVLIRPSRIRQLILAALSCLVATPGVALVLGEARVRSHLGFPLSITVPFTADAGEEILPECIQLGGSGEGYIRGASIRVETQRSGGSIVIQTRAAMQEPVVRLYVQVSCSPKGQLARDYSLLLDPAPHGEPPAEQPAVASAYPLQWVAREGDSLIKLARQWYPGQSRNQQRFVQAALQANPQVSSSSQNIPAGVVLALPSPAQVRAVRLEPVSPPATDVATAPPAEVKPKPVVSKPAPQPKPAAPKPAGGSVSVTVGGVLPEPPQAPATGTFGLKLSYDLTEPATPMTEAQRAQLRQKMQLINSDDQLAYLLNLQTQMQQMQGELQQLKQQRGLPAAAPASVSATVPVTAAQPAATPAREEDGHWLRYGWWYAAGGLILLVMAWAAWRYRQRQESDNSWYFEDGPAPAQAEVDAPTQLTMVHPLDQPAPAGLREPAASNELDSVPLRNEQIVVEDGDRWAVEEAQVFLSHGWVEHAVSLLTEEVDKNPYHLDLWLMLFEIHKQHGMTDAFDALADRFRDIAYGLPIWDKVQAMRDEMHGGDTTAAEVTGATEEGADSLPAADAAPEAAPAEMMTLDVPPLSFELDEAAAPAPGAKVSKVAATPQASSDTLDFDLELTFDPPKEDELPPALTHSAGHAKAEPSPDFDLLDFEVDTPPPAEKPTRR